A window from Kovacikia minuta CCNUW1 encodes these proteins:
- a CDS encoding hydroxysqualene dehydroxylase has translation MELQSPKVVVIGAGWAGLGATYHLAKQGYDVTLLEAGSYPGGLVAGWKTAQGRSVEAGIHGFWYPYRNIFSLINELGINPFTTWTRSSQYSPAGLEVESPIFQDLPRLPTPLGTFLYPQFQRLPLSDRLSALPLLSALVDFDNSDDAWQRYDPVTARELFKTFGVSARLYRDSFEPMLLVGLFAPGEQCSAAAALGMLYFFILAHQSDFDVVWCRGTVGEQIFRPWIDRIQQAGGKVLTNRRVTDLILGNQESAVSSQEAIQHSKSNIQNSPPAHLPITGVVCGDEVFDADAVIFAVGVTGMQKIVSNSLTLQSRREFREVMNLGAIDVLATRLWFDRKISIPRPSNACFGFDATTGWTFFDLNALHDEYLNEPGSVVEVDFYHANQFLPLDDETIGAIAHRYLATCVPAFQTATVIDRSVIRLPKAVTHFAPGSYRSLLPAVTSFENVFMSGDWVITRHGSWSQEKAYVTGLEAANLIIDRFQFGTKATIIPIEPDEPHIQIARSLTRWVRGWGKALLPDFWLP, from the coding sequence GTGGAATTGCAAAGCCCAAAAGTTGTTGTGATTGGGGCGGGCTGGGCTGGGTTAGGAGCAACCTATCACCTAGCCAAACAGGGATATGATGTCACGCTTTTAGAGGCGGGTTCCTACCCCGGTGGGCTGGTGGCTGGTTGGAAAACGGCTCAGGGGAGATCGGTAGAAGCGGGAATTCATGGGTTCTGGTATCCGTATCGCAATATCTTCTCGCTCATCAATGAATTGGGAATCAATCCTTTTACAACCTGGACCCGTTCTTCTCAATATTCTCCCGCCGGATTAGAAGTAGAGTCACCGATTTTCCAGGATTTACCCCGTCTTCCGACTCCACTTGGCACCTTTCTTTATCCCCAGTTTCAGCGGTTGCCCTTGAGCGATCGCCTTTCCGCTCTGCCCTTGCTCTCGGCGCTGGTGGATTTTGATAACTCCGATGATGCCTGGCAGCGCTATGACCCGGTGACTGCCCGTGAACTGTTCAAAACCTTTGGTGTTTCCGCCCGCCTTTACCGTGACTCCTTTGAACCAATGTTGCTCGTTGGTTTGTTTGCTCCTGGTGAACAATGTTCCGCTGCGGCTGCTTTAGGAATGCTCTACTTCTTTATCCTGGCGCACCAGTCTGATTTTGATGTGGTCTGGTGCCGAGGCACTGTGGGTGAGCAAATCTTTCGCCCCTGGATCGATCGCATTCAGCAGGCTGGGGGGAAAGTGCTGACCAATCGGCGGGTGACGGATCTAATTTTGGGGAACCAGGAGTCAGCAGTCAGCAGTCAGGAGGCAATTCAACATTCAAAATCCAACATTCAAAATTCTCCCCCCGCCCACCTCCCCATTACTGGTGTTGTCTGTGGCGATGAAGTTTTCGATGCAGATGCCGTGATTTTTGCTGTGGGTGTCACAGGAATGCAGAAAATTGTCAGCAACAGCCTGACACTTCAAAGTCGGCGGGAGTTTCGGGAGGTCATGAATCTAGGGGCGATCGATGTGCTGGCAACACGGCTATGGTTTGATCGTAAAATTTCCATCCCACGCCCTTCCAATGCATGCTTTGGTTTTGATGCCACCACAGGTTGGACGTTTTTTGACTTGAATGCCTTGCACGATGAATACCTGAACGAACCTGGGAGTGTGGTTGAGGTAGATTTTTACCATGCTAATCAGTTTTTGCCTCTGGATGACGAAACAATTGGGGCGATCGCCCACCGTTATCTGGCAACCTGTGTTCCTGCTTTCCAAACCGCCACTGTAATTGACCGTAGCGTGATTCGCCTGCCCAAAGCTGTGACTCACTTTGCCCCTGGCAGTTACCGCTCCCTGTTGCCTGCTGTCACAAGTTTTGAAAATGTATTTATGAGTGGCGATTGGGTCATTACCCGCCACGGTTCCTGGTCCCAGGAGAAAGCCTACGTCACAGGTCTAGAAGCGGCAAACCTGATCATCGATCGCTTTCAATTTGGCACCAAAGCGACCATTATCCCCATAGAACCCGACGAACCGCATATTCAAATCGCCCGATCGCTAACCCGTTGGGTGCGCGGTTGGGGCAAAGCGCTTTTGCCTGACTTCTGGCTACCGTAA
- a CDS encoding GUN4 domain-containing protein codes for MSSLQQSNADNSPNPAIVTFTTNTPDSTPIPLNSEAGIDYAPLEHLLAKQNFQAADQLTLQKMCELAGPAAVQRKWIYFTEVEQFPITDLQTINHLWLVYSDGKFGFSVQREIWLGVAKNWEKFWSKIGWKSGNTWTRYPQEFTWDLTAPKGHLPLSNQLRGVRVIASLFAHPAFSKKQ; via the coding sequence ATGAGTAGCTTGCAACAATCGAATGCAGACAATTCTCCCAACCCTGCGATCGTGACCTTTACAACCAATACTCCAGATTCCACCCCGATCCCCCTAAACTCTGAAGCAGGAATTGACTACGCTCCCCTGGAACATCTGTTGGCGAAACAAAACTTTCAAGCGGCAGATCAACTAACACTGCAAAAGATGTGTGAGCTGGCAGGTCCAGCAGCAGTTCAGCGCAAATGGATTTACTTTACTGAAGTTGAGCAGTTTCCGATTACCGATTTGCAGACCATCAACCATCTCTGGTTAGTCTATTCCGATGGAAAATTCGGTTTCTCTGTTCAACGGGAAATCTGGCTTGGTGTAGCCAAAAATTGGGAGAAATTCTGGTCAAAAATCGGCTGGAAAAGCGGCAACACCTGGACGCGCTATCCTCAGGAGTTTACCTGGGATTTGACCGCGCCCAAGGGTCATCTGCCCCTATCGAATCAGCTGCGGGGCGTCCGTGTGATTGCGTCCCTGTTTGCCCATCCTGCGTTCTCTAAGAAGCAGTAA
- a CDS encoding cell division protein SepF produces the protein MNIFRRMWDTVGLGDRFDDEYEYEYEEELPEGFYASNGNYPAEQRPTPPSNVVGMPNRNLGHTEMCLMEPRTFEEMPQAVIALRERKSIILSLGLMDPDTAQRCVDFVAGAAFAVDGHQERLGEHIFLFTPSFVQISSYPSASTDTARSPVPPPTQINPPAPNWNGDKSRIVQ, from the coding sequence ATGAACATCTTCCGACGCATGTGGGATACGGTTGGTTTGGGCGATCGCTTTGACGACGAGTACGAGTACGAGTACGAAGAAGAATTGCCTGAGGGGTTTTATGCTTCCAACGGCAACTATCCCGCAGAACAACGACCAACCCCTCCAAGTAACGTAGTAGGCATGCCCAATCGCAATCTGGGGCATACCGAAATGTGCCTGATGGAGCCTCGGACATTTGAAGAAATGCCGCAAGCGGTAATTGCGCTACGGGAAAGGAAGTCTATCATCCTGAGCTTAGGATTGATGGACCCGGACACGGCACAGCGATGTGTCGATTTTGTGGCGGGTGCTGCCTTTGCGGTTGATGGTCACCAGGAACGACTGGGTGAGCATATTTTTCTGTTTACTCCCAGCTTTGTGCAAATCAGCAGTTATCCCTCAGCAAGTACGGATACTGCCCGTTCCCCTGTTCCCCCTCCGACCCAAATTAACCCCCCTGCCCCCAACTGGAATGGGGACAAATCACGAATTGTGCAATAG
- the rfaE2 gene encoding D-glycero-beta-D-manno-heptose 1-phosphate adenylyltransferase encodes MRVFYPSSFILYPLSAPLPSGLYTLDELKRAIAANPESWRPLVLTNGCFDLLHAGHVRYLQAAKNLGYALVVGLNSDQSVRTIKPQAPGLPSRPIVPETQRAEVLAALKPVDGVVIFAEPTACQLVEALKPDIYVKGGDYKIETLPEARVVQTYGGRVELISIEIPSSTSAIINQILASTPP; translated from the coding sequence ATGAGAGTGTTTTATCCTTCATCCTTTATCCTTTATCCTTTATCCGCTCCCTTGCCCTCCGGTCTTTACACTTTAGACGAACTTAAGCGGGCGATCGCGGCTAACCCAGAGAGTTGGCGACCGCTCGTTCTTACCAATGGTTGCTTTGACCTGTTGCATGCTGGTCATGTACGGTATTTACAGGCAGCCAAAAATTTGGGGTACGCACTGGTTGTGGGATTAAACAGTGATCAATCCGTGCGAACCATTAAACCCCAGGCACCAGGGCTACCCTCCCGACCGATCGTGCCAGAAACCCAACGCGCTGAGGTTCTGGCTGCCCTCAAGCCTGTAGACGGGGTTGTGATTTTTGCTGAGCCAACCGCCTGTCAGTTGGTTGAAGCACTGAAACCAGACATCTATGTTAAAGGGGGAGACTATAAAATAGAAACCTTGCCAGAAGCGCGCGTTGTTCAAACCTATGGAGGGCGTGTTGAGTTAATCTCGATCGAAATTCCTAGCTCTACATCCGCTATCATCAATCAAATCCTGGCTTCCACTCCACCCTAG
- the pyrE gene encoding orotate phosphoribosyltransferase: MTKIRQSLMDSSDSIATLDLDKLRQQLLDLFCQVAYQEGDFLLSSGQRSSYYINGKQVTLHAWGGLAVGRLLQSMLPSETEAVAGLTLGADPIVTAVSVVAAYEGRSLPALIIRKEPKGHGTRAYIEGPLLAEASTITVLEDVVTTGGSALKAAERLQQAGYRVNGVVALVDRHQGGAELYQQAGLPFQTVFSIHEIQQRFAELAGERMKDEG, from the coding sequence ATGACTAAAATTCGTCAATCATTAATGGATTCCTCTGATTCAATTGCAACCCTAGATTTAGACAAGCTCCGTCAACAACTTTTAGACTTATTTTGTCAGGTTGCCTATCAGGAAGGGGATTTTTTACTTTCTTCGGGTCAGCGGAGTTCCTATTACATTAATGGCAAACAGGTGACATTACATGCCTGGGGTGGCCTGGCAGTTGGACGCCTGTTGCAGTCGATGCTGCCCTCTGAAACCGAAGCGGTTGCCGGATTAACCCTTGGGGCAGACCCGATCGTAACTGCGGTGAGTGTGGTCGCAGCCTATGAGGGGCGTTCGTTACCCGCCCTGATTATCCGCAAAGAACCCAAGGGGCATGGCACCCGTGCCTATATCGAAGGTCCCCTTTTGGCTGAAGCAAGCACCATCACCGTGCTGGAGGACGTGGTAACAACGGGTGGGTCAGCCCTGAAAGCTGCTGAACGGTTGCAACAGGCAGGCTACCGCGTCAATGGGGTGGTTGCCCTCGTCGATCGTCACCAGGGCGGAGCCGAATTGTATCAGCAGGCAGGCTTACCTTTTCAAACCGTCTTCTCAATTCACGAAATTCAACAGCGATTCGCAGAGTTGGCTGGGGAAAGGATGAAGGATGAAGGATAG
- a CDS encoding GAF domain-containing sensor histidine kinase — MLIMEELGLLESESLRVWEEAVQTAAHFLDIPICFLGLMEPGQQRVKSAVGLSRLGLMNELATSRQFPRFESFCTHVVDSHQVLSIENTLTHPAFANSTLTYRYGIQSYLGVPLITTCGFCIGTLAVMDLTPRQFTERDVEFLELVARWVMSECERSQSRRLPLPPPLELATPDRLPPPSPPADASLAIADQLRVKLLGQLTQELRTPLTSVMGMASVLTREIYGPLTDKQKEYLGIIHNSGQYLLSLVNEILELSASKDNSQRLNLASVDIEMLCQQAINTLEQAALRREQQIRLSVEPGRRIWLLDKDKIRQMLYHLVFSVIQASSAGSIVRLHVSHRSGSLTITIWVSHPWLGEGLPYVELYSQPAPKSAGVTALEEAVFANYELSGSESHGVPVLRAGVSTTELAVSDLAGLQTEEPGSFLSQRFNPTLMEGTYQHLGLLLSQYLAEIHNGYVAIQGSAESGYRYIIDLPQITESNEAG, encoded by the coding sequence ATGCTGATTATGGAAGAGCTTGGGTTACTGGAGTCTGAAAGTCTCCGCGTTTGGGAGGAAGCGGTTCAAACTGCGGCGCACTTTTTGGATATCCCTATCTGTTTCTTGGGGTTAATGGAACCAGGGCAGCAACGGGTTAAGTCGGCTGTTGGTTTGTCTCGATTGGGGTTGATGAATGAACTGGCAACGTCTCGTCAGTTTCCCCGATTCGAATCATTCTGTACTCATGTTGTTGATAGCCATCAGGTTCTATCGATCGAAAATACCCTCACTCATCCAGCGTTTGCCAACAGTACCTTGACCTACCGCTATGGTATCCAGTCCTATCTGGGGGTTCCACTTATTACCACCTGTGGTTTTTGTATCGGTACGCTTGCTGTGATGGATTTAACACCCCGCCAGTTTACAGAGCGGGATGTTGAATTTTTAGAGTTGGTGGCTCGCTGGGTTATGAGTGAGTGCGAGCGCAGCCAGTCGAGGAGACTTCCTCTGCCGCCCCCGTTGGAACTTGCCACCCCTGATCGGCTTCCTCCTCCCAGTCCCCCTGCTGATGCCAGTCTTGCGATCGCCGATCAACTTCGAGTCAAGCTGCTGGGTCAGCTGACCCAGGAGTTACGCACCCCCTTGACTTCGGTAATGGGGATGGCAAGCGTCCTGACTCGTGAAATCTACGGACCGTTAACTGATAAACAAAAAGAATACCTGGGGATCATCCATAACAGTGGGCAGTATTTGCTGTCGCTGGTCAACGAAATTCTGGAACTGTCTGCGTCAAAAGACAATAGCCAGCGGTTGAATCTTGCTTCCGTCGATATTGAAATGTTGTGCCAGCAAGCCATCAATACCCTGGAACAAGCAGCACTCCGGCGCGAGCAACAAATTCGTCTATCGGTAGAGCCGGGTCGCCGGATCTGGCTGTTAGACAAGGACAAAATCAGACAGATGCTCTACCATCTGGTTTTTAGCGTCATTCAAGCTTCTAGTGCTGGAAGTATTGTTCGGCTTCATGTTTCCCATCGCAGCGGCAGCCTCACAATCACAATTTGGGTGTCCCATCCCTGGCTTGGGGAAGGACTGCCCTATGTCGAACTCTACTCCCAACCCGCTCCAAAATCAGCGGGAGTTACGGCTTTAGAAGAAGCAGTGTTTGCTAATTACGAACTATCCGGGTCTGAGTCCCACGGAGTACCTGTGTTAAGAGCAGGGGTATCGACAACAGAATTAGCTGTATCCGACCTGGCAGGACTCCAGACAGAAGAACCGGGAAGCTTTCTGTCTCAGAGGTTTAATCCTACCCTGATGGAGGGAACTTATCAGCATTTAGGGTTGCTTTTAAGTCAGTATCTGGCGGAGATTCACAACGGGTACGTGGCAATTCAAGGGTCAGCAGAGTCCGGCTATCGCTATATTATTGACCTGCCACAAATTACCGAGTCGAATGAAGCTGGATGA
- a CDS encoding NUDIX hydrolase encodes MESEQNQLKPWKILKTQEVFVAKPWITLSVQQVALPDGKIVDDYYQIALQEYAVIVAQTTDGRIIIEQQYKHGLGRVSLTLPGGAIEPGEDPLAAAKRELLEETGYIAENWQSQGNFVNNANYGGGKAHIFTANNAQPVAAPQSGDLEEIKILLMTPEQILSAVQQGDVAILGAIAAIALALNPKLSPQT; translated from the coding sequence ATGGAATCTGAACAAAACCAGCTTAAACCTTGGAAAATCCTGAAAACCCAGGAAGTTTTTGTCGCCAAACCGTGGATCACGCTTTCGGTGCAGCAAGTTGCCCTACCCGACGGCAAAATTGTGGATGATTACTACCAGATTGCCTTACAGGAGTACGCCGTAATTGTGGCTCAAACAACAGATGGGCGCATTATCATCGAGCAACAATACAAGCACGGTTTAGGACGAGTCAGTCTCACCTTACCCGGAGGGGCGATCGAACCTGGAGAAGACCCCCTCGCTGCTGCAAAACGGGAATTGTTGGAAGAAACAGGCTATATCGCTGAAAATTGGCAAAGCCAGGGTAACTTTGTCAACAACGCCAACTATGGAGGGGGGAAGGCGCACATTTTCACCGCTAACAATGCCCAACCCGTTGCCGCACCCCAATCTGGAGATTTGGAAGAGATTAAAATCCTCCTGATGACACCTGAACAGATCCTGAGCGCCGTACAGCAAGGGGACGTGGCAATTCTGGGTGCAATTGCAGCGATCGCCCTGGCACTCAACCCAAAACTCTCGCCCCAGACCTAA
- a CDS encoding metallophosphoesterase produces the protein MSDFHFDGKRLSETLLAKAIAASNEAEPDLVVLTGDLVNDDPIAIHNLVPWLKGLQSQYGIYAILGNHDLRYRRSRSEITQALSEIGIKVLWNEVTYPVGAGLALVGLADFWSPEFRPAPVMEQIDQNTPRIVLSHNPDTAERLRSWRVDLQLSGHTHGGQVILPGIGTPAKYLAKLYGKIPKRFKRFFPWMRSFYITVKHWNWAAGLHPIGNNHLYVNRGLGTHAPGRLFCPPEVTVITLV, from the coding sequence TTGTCAGATTTTCATTTTGATGGCAAACGGCTTTCTGAAACCCTTTTGGCAAAAGCGATCGCAGCCAGCAATGAAGCTGAACCCGATCTAGTTGTGCTCACGGGTGATCTGGTTAACGATGATCCGATTGCAATTCACAACCTGGTGCCCTGGCTCAAAGGCTTACAAAGTCAGTATGGAATTTACGCAATTCTAGGAAATCACGACCTCCGCTACCGCCGCTCGCGATCGGAAATTACCCAGGCGCTGAGCGAGATTGGGATCAAAGTGTTATGGAACGAAGTTACTTACCCTGTGGGAGCAGGACTGGCACTCGTTGGTCTGGCGGATTTTTGGTCCCCAGAATTTAGACCTGCCCCTGTCATGGAGCAGATCGATCAAAACACTCCCCGAATTGTTCTTTCCCACAATCCCGATACGGCTGAAAGGTTGCGATCGTGGCGCGTCGATTTGCAACTGTCAGGACACACCCACGGAGGGCAGGTCATTCTGCCTGGAATTGGCACCCCTGCCAAATACCTGGCAAAGCTATATGGAAAAATACCCAAACGGTTCAAGCGCTTCTTTCCCTGGATGCGATCGTTCTACATCACCGTTAAGCATTGGAATTGGGCAGCAGGACTTCATCCCATTGGCAACAATCACCTTTATGTTAATCGGGGTTTGGGAACCCATGCCCCTGGTCGCTTGTTTTGCCCACCAGAAGTCACTGTAATTACGTTAGTTTAG
- a CDS encoding hemolysin family protein produces the protein MIASLLVVLITGLGLTPPAMHFTWSESLLRVLSVLLLITINAFFVAAEFSIVSVRRSRINQLVDAGDTQAKTVQSLQQSIDRLLSTTQLGITLSSLALGWIGESAMAVLIADWLTQLPISPNLRATIAHSFSIPIAFFLIAYLQIVLGELCPKSVALLYSEQLARFLAAPSQAIARLFNPFIWILNTSTRLLLRLSGIQYTEQGWYNQVTPEELQRIITTSSESPGLEAEERQLLRNVIEFGDVSAGEVMIPRTNIAAITSDATFQSLLEEVANSGHSRYPVIGESLDDVRGIIHFKELAEPLAQGALSVEDPIQAWVRPARFVPEYMVLSELLPLMQRSRQPMVMVVDEYGGTAGLVTIEDLVSEILGDTIEPSSSDELSMQILDDQTFIVQAQMDLEEVNELLNLDLPLTDDYQTIGGFILYRLQKIPQPGEILHYQDYEFTVISAEGPRLHQIQIHRQEAPEVSPDEESSTEIEME, from the coding sequence ATGATAGCCTCTCTGCTGGTTGTTCTGATAACTGGCTTGGGCTTGACTCCCCCTGCCATGCACTTTACCTGGTCAGAATCCCTGTTAAGGGTGCTGTCGGTATTGTTGTTGATTACAATTAATGCCTTCTTTGTCGCGGCTGAGTTTTCGATCGTGTCGGTGCGGCGATCGCGGATCAATCAACTGGTTGATGCCGGAGACACCCAGGCAAAGACCGTTCAGAGTTTACAGCAAAGTATCGATCGGCTCCTCTCTACAACCCAGTTGGGGATCACGCTTTCCAGTCTGGCATTAGGTTGGATTGGAGAGAGTGCGATGGCAGTTCTAATTGCAGATTGGCTGACCCAACTGCCAATTTCACCCAATCTGCGGGCAACGATCGCCCATTCCTTCTCCATTCCCATTGCCTTTTTTCTGATTGCCTATCTGCAAATTGTTTTGGGTGAACTTTGCCCTAAGTCGGTTGCGTTGCTTTATTCAGAACAATTGGCAAGGTTTTTGGCAGCGCCCAGTCAGGCGATCGCCCGATTGTTTAATCCATTTATCTGGATTCTAAATACATCCACCCGTTTACTGCTCCGTCTGAGTGGAATTCAGTACACAGAACAGGGCTGGTACAACCAGGTTACGCCTGAAGAATTGCAGCGGATTATTACAACCAGTAGCGAATCTCCAGGGTTGGAAGCCGAAGAGCGGCAACTGCTGAGAAACGTGATTGAATTTGGCGATGTTTCCGCTGGGGAAGTGATGATTCCCCGAACTAACATTGCAGCGATAACGAGTGATGCCACTTTTCAATCATTGCTGGAAGAGGTTGCTAACTCTGGGCATTCTCGCTATCCAGTGATTGGAGAATCCCTGGATGATGTGCGGGGCATCATTCACTTTAAAGAATTGGCAGAACCTCTAGCGCAGGGGGCACTTTCCGTGGAGGACCCCATTCAAGCCTGGGTTCGCCCTGCCCGTTTTGTTCCGGAATATATGGTGCTGAGTGAACTGCTGCCCTTGATGCAACGATCGCGCCAACCTATGGTGATGGTAGTTGATGAATACGGAGGTACCGCAGGTCTCGTCACGATTGAAGATCTGGTTAGCGAAATCTTGGGTGACACGATCGAACCCTCCAGTTCTGATGAACTGAGTATGCAAATCCTGGATGACCAAACCTTTATCGTTCAGGCGCAAATGGATTTGGAAGAAGTGAATGAACTTTTGAACTTAGATTTACCCCTAACCGATGACTACCAGACCATAGGCGGATTCATTCTATATCGCCTCCAGAAAATACCTCAACCCGGCGAAATCTTGCACTATCAGGATTATGAATTCACCGTTATTTCCGCTGAAGGTCCCCGCCTGCACCAGATTCAAATTCATCGGCAGGAGGCTCCCGAAGTTAGTCCAGATGAGGAAAGTTCAACTGAGATTGAGATGGAATAA